One Kazachstania africana CBS 2517 chromosome 9, complete genome genomic region harbors:
- the UTP6 gene encoding snoRNA-binding rRNA-processing protein UTP6 (similar to Saccharomyces cerevisiae UTP6 (YDR449C); ancestral locus Anc_5.564), translating into MSSKARYYLEQCIPEMDDLIEKGLFTKNEVSLIMKKRTDFEHRLNSRGSSIDDYIRYITYEGSVDKLRLKRVKRILQSSRSNSLSDFSMQQRITFIYQRGTNKFPSDLKFWAMYLNYMKTRGSQTSYKKIHSIYNELLKLHPNNVDVWISCAKYEYEIHANFKSCRTVFQNGLRFNPDSPKLWYEYVKFELNFITKLINRRKVMGLINEREQQLDMLKQQEENVDDDDSAIKTSFTGDYMKDKLNELPEADMNMLGSVETNPALRGDVALTIYDIAMRTLGKHYINKHKGYYPVSDGKIDKELNKDTVKYLFEKTNEYLSLFGEFKDLERPYLINHVLQFWKNDFNNVSLQEDLPELYAQTILMDVILNIRYMELAQLDIDTLQLAVKKYFAYKAKLGDVVMKSIQSKFKEFLQDTYLNNMDPENDERYNILGMIVKKL; encoded by the coding sequence ATGTCATCAAAGGCTAGATACTACTTGGAACAATGTATTCCGGAGATGGATGACCTGATTGAAAAGGGTTTATTCACTAAAAATGAGgtttctttaataatgaagaaaagaactGATTTCGAACATCGCTTGAACTCTAGAGGTTCTAGCATTGATGACTACATCAGATATATTACCTATGAAGGAAGCGTTGACAAGTTACGTCTGAAACGTGTCAAGAGGATTTTACAATCCTCTAGATCTAATAGTTTGTCAGATTTCTCCATGCAACAAAGAATAACGTTCATATACCAAAGAGGTACGAATAAATTTCCAAGTGATCTGAAATTTTGGGCCATGTATCTAAATTATATGAAAACCAGAGGCTCACAAACGTCCTATAAGAAGATTCACAGTATCTAcaatgaattattaaaattgcATCCAAATAATGTGGATGTCTGGATTAGTTGCGCTAAATATGAGTATGAAATTCATGCAAACTTCAAAAGTTGTAGAACAGTATTCCAAAATGGTCTTAGATTTAACCCAGACTCTCCTAAACTGTGGTACGAATatgtcaaatttgaattgaatttcaTAACAAAGTTAATtaatagaagaaaagtGATGGGACTAATTAATGAGAGAGAGCAACAGTTGGATATGTTAAAACAACAGGAAGAAAATgtagatgatgatgactCCGCTATTAAAACTTCATTTACCGGTGATTATATGAAAGATAAACTGAATGAACTACCAGAAGCTGACATGAATATGTTAGGCTCGGTAGAAACTAATCCTGCATTACGTGGTGACGTTGCTCTAACGATATATGACATAGCAATGAGAACACTGGGAAAACATTACATCAACAAGCACAAGGGCTACTACCCTGTTTCTGATGGAAAGATAGATAAAGAATTAAACAAAGATACAGTCAAGTACTTGTTTGAAAAAACgaatgaatatttgagCTTGTTTGGCGAGTTTAAAGATTTAGAAAGACCATACTTGATAAATCACGTTTtacaattttggaaaaatgattttaataACGTATCCTTACAAGAAGATTTGCCTGAACTTTATGCGCAAACAATATTGATGGAtgttattttgaatataagATACATGGAATTGGCTCAATTAGACATTGACACATTACAACTTGCAgtcaagaaatattttgccTATAAGGCTAAATTGGGTGACGTGGTAATGAAGTCAATACAATCTAAATTCAAAGAGTTCTTACAGGATACATATTTGAATAACATGGATccagaaaatgatgaaagaTACAATATTTTAGGTATGattgtaaaaaaattataa
- the CHO2 gene encoding phosphatidylethanolamine N-methyltransferase (similar to Saccharomyces cerevisiae CHO2 (YGR157W); ancestral locus Anc_4.64), with the protein MTSTVIEKSATGKASMTAKTRSTGIEFVPPKTHDMVRSLFDPTLKKSFLELTVSVILISNFCLAHWLNKHYGLNFTKNFYLLQYLFWRLSYNVGIGYILHYQSHAEFLTKYCTQNNLFSKDNNSKLSRLLKFEINSKLDKDDSVYNYPDELNCWMIFRTFVDLILMQDFDAYMLYVFFSIPKTENLLDFFTNWKTISGTILILLNVWIKLDAHRVVKDFAWYWGDFFFLQLNSELIFDGVFNISPHPMYSIGYLGYYGLSLMANDYKVLLVSIFGHFAQFLFLKYVESPHIERIYGADSNANEDNSRIDDLITKENYDYSRPLINVGLSFNNFDKLRITDSFTLLTSIILSLWAILDKPNEKLLFVLTFSTKLLTWLVVSFILFKQSTEKWFTKIFIKNGYTQVYSYQQWQFIYNFSLVLNYTLLSIQTISKIISNYSANNNSKIIFGALLVLLQIWCNKEIRSAISDFGWFYGDFFLTNYIQTKKLTSEGIYRYLNNPETVLGIAGVWGTVLMTDFAWENLVLASLYTLTNFVLVKFVEMPHVNKLYGDSNRLSGVRKTLLSLKPLKRLSDIVHDIEHMILRSILDVQFSSPLNSDNVETSSKEWENVMERTFRNVNPKINSSDCKFELVNATERVILPSSIKINWRLPAKLFVNDDWIGLYNIFNPKNGPARVNVLASDDYEKSIDFVSGTTEFTYEQLPFENGVYEMRYHSNMKNEDLLISMPFEICLPRLNIENERIFQDSMILLMKDIGCLREGKYFQAQQYFNSQNLQEVIKFNVGVELSNEYIKNVNGDVDVISKRVWYIKKILNELT; encoded by the coding sequence ATGACTTCAACAGTAATAGAAAAGTCTGCTACTGGAAAGGCGAGCATGACTGCTAAGACTCGTTCGACTGGTATCGAGTTTGTCCCCCCAAAGACTCACGATATGGTCAGATCATTATTTGACCCTACTCTCAAGAAATCCTTCTTAGAGTTGACAGTGTCAGTGATCCTCATTTCAAACTTTTGTTTGGCCCACTGGTTAAATAAACATTATGGtttaaattttacaaagaaTTTCTACCTACTACAATATTTATTCTGGAGATTATCTTATAATGTCGGTATCGGGTATATCTTACATTATCAATCACATGCAGAGTTTTTAACCAAATATTGTACCCAAAATAACTTATTCTCCAAGGACAACAATTCTAAATTATCTAGgctattgaaatttgaaataaattcaaaattagataAGGATGACTCTGTCTATAACTATCCAGATGAATTAAATTGTTGGATGATCTTCAGAACATTTGTcgatttaattttaatgcAAGATTTTGATGCTTACATGCTTTATGTCTTCTTTTCCATCCCAAAGACAGAAAATTTGTTGGATTTCTTCACAAATTGGAAAACCATATCGGGAACAATTTTGATCCTACTGAACGTTTGGATCAAATTAGATGCACATCGTGTTGTTAAAGATTTTGCATGGTATTGGGGcgattttttcttcttacaGTTGAATTCAGAATTGATTTTCGATGGTGTGTTCAATATCTCCCCTCATCCCATGTATTCAATCGGTTACTTGGGTTATTACGGTCTTTCTCTAATGGCAAATGATTATAAAGTTCTATTAGTTTCGATATTTGGCCATTTTGCtcaatttttgtttctaaAGTACGTTGAATCACCtcatattgaaagaatatatgGTGCAGACAGCAATGCCAACGAAGACAATTCAAGAATCGATGATTTGATTACAAAGGAAAATTACGATTATTCAAGACCTTTAATTAATGTAGGGCTatctttcaacaatttcGATAAATTAAGAATCACTGATTCATTTACTTTATTAACTTCGATTATCTTATCCCTGTGGGCTATTCTTGATAAACCAAATGAAAAACTATTATTTGTTTTGACTTTTTCAACAAAGTTGCTTACATGGTTAGTAGTATCATTTATCCTGTTCAAACAATCCACTGAGAAATGGTTTactaaaattttcatcaaaaatggTTATACTCAAGTATATTCTTACCAACAATGGCAATTCATCTATAATTTCTCATTGGTATTGAATTATACTCTTCTATCCATTCAAACCAtatccaaaattatttcaaacTATTCTGCTAATAACAACAGTAAAATCATCTTTGGTGCTTTACTTGTCTTATTACAAATTTGGtgtaataaagaaattagatCCGCCATCTCAGATTTTGGTTGGTTTTATGgtgatttctttttaacAAATTATATTCAAACGAAAAAATTGACATCAGAAGGTATTTACAGATATCTAAATAATCCAGAAACCGTCTTAGGTATTGCGGGTGTTTGGGGTACCGTCCTCATGACAGACTTTGCGTGGGAAAATTTAGTTTTGGCATCATTGTATACCTTGACAAACTTCGTCTTAGTCAAATTTGTCGAAATGCCACATGTAAATAAGCTATATGGTGATAGCAATCGCTTAAGCGGTGTACGTAAGACTCTGTTAAGCTTGAAACCTTTGAAACGTCTTTCAGATATTGTACATGACATCGAGCACATGATTTTGAGGTCAATCTTGGATGTGCAATTCTCATCACCCCTAAATTCAGATAATGTTGAAACATCAAGTAAAGAATGGGAAAATGTCATGGAAAGAACATTCAGAAATGTCAACCCTAAGATCAATTCTTCAGATTGTAAATTTGAGTTGGTGAATGCCACAGAAAGGGTGATTTTACCGTCTTCAATTAAAATTAACTGGAGATTACCTGCCAAACTGTTTGTTAATGATGATTGGATTGGATTGtataatatattcaatCCAAAGAATGGCCCTGCTCGAGTTAATGTTTTAGCAAGTGATGATTACGAAAAAAGTATCGACTTTGTTAGCGGTACTACCGAGTTTACTTACGAGCAATTACCTTTCGAAAATGGTGTTTACGAAATGAgatatcattcaaatatgaaaaatgagGATCTTTTGATTTCCATGCCCTTCGAAATTTGTCTCCCAAGGCTTaatatagaaaatgaaaggATATTCCAGGATTCAATGATACTTCTAATGAAAGATATTGGTTGCTTAAGAGAAGGGAAGTATTTCCAAGCTCAACAATATTTTAACTCTCAAAACTTACAAGAAGTGATTAAATTTAATGTGGGCGTCGAATTATCCAATGAATACATTAAAAACGTCAATGGTGATGTCGATGTCATCTCAAAGAGGGTATGgtatataaaaaaaatcttaAATGAACTAACTTAA
- the RPS17B gene encoding 40S ribosomal protein eS17 (similar to Saccharomyces cerevisiae RPS17B (YDR447C) and RPS17A (YML024W); ancestral locus Anc_5.562), with amino-acid sequence MGRVRTKTVKRASKALIERYYPKLTLDFQTNKRLCDEIATIQSKRLRNKIAGYTTHLMKRIQKGPVRGISFKLQEEERERKDQYVPEVSALDLSHSKGVLNVDNQTADLVKSLGLQLPLSVINVSAQRDRRFRKRN; translated from the exons ATG GGTAGAGTTAGAACTAAGACCGTCAAGAGAGCTTCCAAGGCTTTGattgaaagatattatCCAAAATTAACTTTAGATTTCCAAACTAACAAGAGATTATGTGATGAAATCGCCACCATTCAATCTAAGAGATTAAGAAACAAGATTGCTGGTTACACTACTCATTTAATGAAGAGAATCCAAAAGGGTCCAGTTAGAGGTATCTCCTTCAAGttacaagaagaagaaagagaaagaaaggACCAATACGTTCCAGAAGTTTCTGCTTTAGATTTATCTCACTCTAAGGGTGTCTTGAATGTTGACAACCAAACCGCTGACTTAGTTAAGTCCTTAGGTTTACAATTACCATTATCTGTTATCAACGTCTCTGCTCAAAGAGATAGAAGATTCAGAAAGAGAAACtaa
- the RPS18A gene encoding 40S ribosomal protein uS13 (similar to Saccharomyces cerevisiae RPS18A (YDR450W) and RPS18B (YML026C); ancestral locus Anc_5.566) codes for MSLVVQEQGSFQHILRLLNTNVDGNIKIVYALTLIKGVGRRYSNLVCKKADIDLNKRAGELTQEELERVVQIMQNPTHYKIPSWFLNRQKDIADGKDYHSLANNVESKLRDDLERLKKIRAHRGIRHFWGLRVRGQHTKTTGRRRS; via the exons ATGTCTTTAGTTGTCCAAGAACAAGGTTCATTCCAACACATTTTACG TTTGTTAAATACTAACGTTGATGGTAACATCAAGATCGTTTACGCCTTAACTTTAATCAAGGGTGTTGGTCGTCGTTACTCTAACTTAGTCTGTAAGAAGGCTGATATTGACTTAAACAAGAGAGCTGGTGAATTAACCCAAGAAGAACTAGAAAGAGTTGTTCAAATCATGCAAAACCCAACCCACTACAAGATCCCATCTTGGTTCTTAAACAGACAAAAGGATATTGCTGATGGTAAGGACTACCACTCCTTAGCTAACAATGTCGAATCCAAATTAAGAGATGACTTAGAAAGATTAAAGAAGATCAGAGCTCACCGTGGTATCAGACATTTCTGGGGTTTACGTGTTAGAGGTCAACACACCAAGACCACTggtagaagaagaagttaa
- the PTI1 gene encoding cleavage polyadenylation factor subunit PTI1 (similar to Saccharomyces cerevisiae PTI1 (YGR156W); ancestral locus Anc_4.65): MSVDPRNRTGRHFLTPENLSSSIQISNLPLEWTNDTVSSVIAGSGPIVNITPKNDPRTGKLNSIVYDYRASKDCSIAYDLLRKIDKFPCTFERIIPNNYKDRDATNNTKEIELTRDAYPWDSGLQLPFQMITAVPIPRRPLQQQPQQQIHIQQNNNSNVKFPDILSKASQHLPELKADLLTASDEISQNLSKIPPLQLIEIISTLKILCNQDSTKKLQIEKFLSGNKDINLTVAQALLEMGFITYDIVSNIINSSKGNTPTPVSVPPPFMAPAMGVPSMPQMTPPMGMVPPLGMVPPPPMGMMSAPQMVMMPGFAQAPPMRQGSPPQQQQQQQQQQQQPMIREREIDELKLSKLPMNQQEMIRQVLKLTNEQMTTLPMDQKQMVENLRKEYLI, encoded by the coding sequence ATGTCAGTTGATCCTAGGAACAGAACAGGTCGTCATTTCTTAACCCCCGAGAACCTTTCTTCGTCGATTCAAATAAGTAATCTACCTCTAGAATGGACGAATGATACAGTATCTTCGGTTATAGCAGGATCTGGTCCCATTGTGAATATTACCCCTAAGAATGATCCTCGTACTGGTAAACTGAATTCTATTGTTTATGATTATAGGGCGAGTAAGGATTGTAGTATAGCGTATGACTTACTTCGCAAGATAGATAAATTTCCATGtacttttgaaagaatcatACCAAATAATTACAAAGATCGAGATGCAACCAATAATACTAAAGAGATTGAGTTGACTAGAGATGCATATCCCTGGGATTCTGGATTACAGCTAccatttcaaatgattACAGCAGTACCGATTCCCAGAAGACCACTTCAACAGCAACCACAACAACAGATTCACATTCAACAGAATAACAATTCGAATGTGAAGTTCCCAGATATACTAAGTAAAGCGTCACAGCATCTGCCCGAATTGAAGGCAGATTTACTCACAGCATCTGATGAGATATCACAAAATCTATCCAAGATTCCACCCTTACAACtaattgaaataatatcaactttgaagattttATGTAACCAGGATTCTACGAAGAAATTAcaaattgagaaatttttaagtGGTAATAAAGATATAAATCTTACAGTGGCACAAGCATTATTAGAGATGGGATTTATTACGTACGATATtgtatcaaatattattaacAGTTCAAAAGGTAATACACCTACTCCAGTGAGCGTTCCTCCTCCGTTCATGGCACCAGCGATGGGAGTACCATCGATGCCACAGATGACACCGCCAATGGGTATGGTCCCCCCACTGGGTATGGTTCCCCCTCCACCAATGGGTATGATGTCTGCACCGCAGATGGTCATGATGCCCGGTTTTGCACAAGCACCACCAATGCGTCAAGGATCGCCaccacaacaacaacaacagcagcagcagcaacaacaacaacccATGATACGAGAGCGCGAGATAGACGAGTTGAAGCTGTCTAAACTGCCCATGAACCAGCAGGAAATGATAAGACAGGTGCTGAAGTTAACTAACGAACAAATGACAACGTTACCCATGGACCAAAAGCAAATGGTCGAGAATCTCAGAAAGGAATACTTGATATAA
- the ECM11 gene encoding Ecm11p (similar to Saccharomyces cerevisiae ECM11 (YDR446W); ancestral locus Anc_5.561), translated as MTFVKTEPGTTVEQPLEASHVVQQSGKKNSRQDGANVLYDKTNKSQSKQYLQNYILNTNKPLKDHMANEPPIKREIMSMKTSNENEEEIVQTKRTDSHVNKKFKKNESDDLSPPVTNPTNYKEMGTYLFEKCPEEDLVSSSNMLNELFDNISNQEELAVYKNFASMSIMSWIQTTDSMLSKFKKVLLKLIKLRLKLSYNFRIITDMINRWAENLIAKGTTLDAKLDKIKRIGNDILNLI; from the coding sequence ATGACTTTTGTAAAGACTGAGCCAGGAACTACCGTCGAACAACCTTTGGAAGCATCTCATGTTGTTCAACAATCaggtaaaaaaaatagccGCCAAGATGGTGCGAATGTCTTGTATGATAAGACCAACAAGAGTCAGAGTAAACAGTACTTACAGAACTATATCTTGAATACCAATAAACCATTGAAGGATCATATGGCAAATGAACCTCCTATTAAGAGAGAAATAATGTCGATGAAAACtagtaatgaaaatgaagaagaaattgtccAGACTAAGAGGACAGATTCTCATGTCAATAAGaagttcaagaaaaatgaaagtgaTGATCTGTCACCTCCCGTAACGAATCCTACAAATTATAAAGAAATGGGGACTTATCTCTTCGAGAAATGTCCCGAGGAAGACTTAGTGTCCAGTAGTAATATGCTaaatgaattatttgataatatatctaatcaagaagaattagCAGTTTATAAGAATTTTGCAAGCATGTCAATAATGAGTTGGATTCAAACAACCGATTCAAtgctttcaaaatttaaaaaagttctattaaaattgattaaattAAGACTAAAATTAAGTTACAATTTTAGAATAATCACTGATATGATTAATAGATGGGCTGAAAACCTCATTGCAAAGGGGACTACATTGGATGCGAAATTGGATAAAATTAAACGAATTGGTAACGATATTCTCAACTTGATCTAA
- the CYS4 gene encoding cystathionine beta-synthase CYS4 (similar to Saccharomyces cerevisiae CYS4 (YGR155W); ancestral locus Anc_4.69), which yields MTATSYDTRHNVIDLVGNTPLIELKKVPKALGIKPRVFAKLELYNPGGSIKDRIAKSMIEYAEATGVISPERSTLIEPTSGNTGIGLALIGAIKGYRTIITLPEKMSNEKVSVLKALGAEIIRTPTMAAWDSPESHIGVAKKLEKEIPGAIILDQYNNMKNPEAHYFGTGKEIKEQLSELNLFNKLNAVVAGAGTGGTISGIAKFIKEQNSDIKIVGADPKGSILAQPSALNETDVAEYKVEGIGYDFIPNVLNRDDIDVWYKTEDKPSFIYARQLIANEGVLIGGSSGSAFSALVNYVEDHPELTEDDVLVAIFPDSIRSYLTKFVDDEWLKTNNLWDDAILDRFDENGKKRESTKTSNSDIFNGATIKDLHLKPVVSVKDNTKVSEVINILRDNAFDQLPVLTQDDKLSGLVTLSQLLKKISSGKITKDDTIENAYLDFRKLNNFDEVSSYNDNKTGKKKFATFTVDSKLEDLNQFLDKNSSAIITDGLKPVHIVTKMDLLLYLA from the coding sequence atgaCTGCTACTTCTTATGATACCAGACACAATGTTATTGATTTGGTAGGTAACACTCCATTGATCGAATTAAAGAAAGTTCCAAAGGCTTTGGGTATAAAACCAAGAGTTTTCGCTAAATTGGAATTGTACAACCCAGGTGGTTCCATCAAAGATCGTATCGCTAAGTCTATGATCGAGTATGCTGAGGCAACTGGTGTCATTTCTCCAGAAAGAAGCACTTTAATCGAGCCAACTTCTGGTAACACCGGTATTGGTCTTGCCTTAATTGGTGCCATTAAAGGTTACAGAACTATCATCACTTTACCAGAAAAGATGTCAAACGAAAAAGTCTCCGTTTTAAAAGCTCTAGGTGCTGAAATTATTAGAACTCCAACTATGGCTGCTTGGGATTCTCCAGAATCTCATATTGGTGTCGCcaagaaattagaaaaggaaattcCAGGTGCTATTATCTTAGATCAATATAATAACATGAAAAACCCAGAAGCTCACTACTTCGGTACAGGTAAAGAGATTAAAGAACAATTATCTGAACtaaatcttttcaataaactAAATGCCGTCGTTGCTGGTGCTGGTACTGGTGGTACTATTTCTGGTATTgccaaatttatcaaagaaCAAAATTCTGATATCAAGATTGTCGGTGCCGATCCAAAGGGTTCCATTCTTGCTCAACCATCAGCTTTGAACGAAACCGATGTCGCTGAATACAAGGTTGAAGGTATCGGTTACGATTTCATTCCAAATGTCCTTAATAGAGACGATATTGACGTTTGGTACAAGACTGAAGATAAACCATCTTTCATCTATGCTCGTCAATTAATCGCCAATGAAGGTGTCTTGATCGGTGGTTCCTCAGGTAGTGCATTCTCTGCTTTAGTCAATTACGTTGAAGATCATCCTGAATTAACTGAAGATGATGTCCTCGTTGCTATTTTCCCAGATTCTATTAGATCTTATTTGACCAAGTTCGTTGATGACGAATGGTTAAAGACAAACAACTTATGGGATGACGCTATTCTAGACAGATTCGATGAGAACGGTAAAAAGAGAGAATCAACAAAGACATCCAACAGTgacattttcaatggtgCCACCATTAAGGATTTACATTTGAAACCTGTAGTTTCCGTTAAGGACAACACAAAGGTATCTGAAGTCATCAACATCTTAAGAGACAATGCATTCGATCAATTACCTGTCTTGACTCAAGATGATAAATTAAGTGGGTTGGTTACTCTATCACaattattaaagaaaatttcaagtgGTAAGATCACTAAAGATgataccattgaaaatgcaTACCTAGATTTCAGGAAATTAAACAACTTCGATGAAGTTTCATCTTATAACGATAACAAGACTggtaagaagaaatttgcTACATTTACCGTTGATTCCAAATTAGAAGACTTGAACCAATTCTTAGACAAAAATTCATCTGCCATTATCACTGATGGTTTAAAACCAGTTCACATTGTCACCAAGATGGACTTGTTACTCTACTTAGCTTAA
- the ADA2 gene encoding chromatin-binding transcription regulator ADA2 (similar to Saccharomyces cerevisiae ADA2 (YDR448W); ancestral locus Anc_5.563), whose amino-acid sequence MSNKFHCDVCSADCTNRVRISCAECPEYDLCVPCFSQGSYNGNHRPFHAYRIIETNSYPILCEDWGADEELALIKGAQILGLGNWQDVSDHIGHRTKEEVANHYIKYYIESDFYPIPDITKELSISQDDFLNARKQRIEDFAKKPLEPPRKPMASVPSCHEVQGFMPGRLEFETEFENEAEGPVKDMVFEPDDQPLDIELKFAILDIYNSRLTTRAEKKRLLFENGLMEYRKLQGLDKRRSKEAKDLFNRIKPFARLMTAQDFEEFHKDILEELRCRTRINQLQEWRSNGITTLEAGLKYERDKQARMTTLENFGNFSSSSGANGASRHRNTPLHRNNIDYSQNYGEATGRKKTVTISDIQHASDFGLLSASEQQLCIHLKILPKPYIAIKELMFRELIRMKGMMKRKDCRDLLNIDATKANKIYSFFQSQNWI is encoded by the coding sequence ATGTCAAACAAATTTCATTGCGATGTATGTTCTGCAGACTGTACGAACAGAGTGAGAATATCTTGTGCAGAATGTCCAGAATATGACTTATGCGTCCCTTGCTTTTCTCAAGGTTCATATAATGGTAATCACAGACCATTTCATGCATATAGAATAATTGAAACAAACTCATACCCGATTCTGTGCGAGGACTGGGGTGCTGACGAAGAATTGGCTTTGATCAAAGGTGCACAGATTCTCGGACTAGGTAACTGGCAGGATGTATCAGATCACATTGGCCATagaacaaaagaagaagttgcTAATCACTATATTAAATACTACATCGAAAGCGACTTTTATCCAATACCTGACATCACAAAAGAGTTGAGCATATCGCAGGACGACTTCTTGAATGcaagaaaacaaagaattgaagacTTCGCCAAGAAACCATTAGAACCTCCCAGAAAGCCTATGGCCTCGGTCCCTAGTTGTCATGAAGTTCAAGGTTTTATGCCTGGCAGATTGGAATTTGAAACggaatttgaaaatgaagccGAAGGACCCGTTAAGGATATGGTATTCGAACCAGATGATCAACCCTTagatattgaattgaaatttgcaATTTTAGATATCTACAATTCGAGATTGACCACTAGagctgaaaagaaaagattactGTTCGAGAATGGGCTAATGGAATATAGGAAACTCCAAGGCCTAGAtaagagaagaagcaaAGAGGCAAAAGATCTTTTCAATAGGATCAAGCCGTTCGCTCGTTTAATGACCGCGCAGGATTTTGAAGAGTTTCATAAAGACATACTAGAGGAATTACGCTGCAGAACTAGGATAAACCAATTACAGGAATGGAGGAGTAATGGTATTACAACATTAGAAGCTGGTCTTAAATATGAAAGAGATAAACAAGCAAGAATGACAACactagaaaattttggcaaTTTCAGCTCATCAAGTGGCGCTAACGGAGCGTCCAGACACAGAAATACTCCTTTACACagaaataatattgattacTCACAAAACTACGGGGAAGCTACAGGTAGGAAAAAAACCGTAACAATAAGTGATATACAGCATGCATCTGATTTCGGTCTATTATCAGCCAGCGAACAACAACTGTGTATTCATCTGAAAATACTGCCCAAGCCATATATCGCAATAAAGGAGCTTATGTTTAGGGAATTAATACGAATGAAAGGTATGATGAAACGAAAAGATTGCAGAGATCTTTTAAACATCGATGCTACGAAGgctaataaaatatacagTTTTTTCCAGTCTCAAAATTGGATATAA